A genome region from Triticum aestivum cultivar Chinese Spring chromosome 2B, IWGSC CS RefSeq v2.1, whole genome shotgun sequence includes the following:
- the LOC123041373 gene encoding CEN-like protein 2, with translation MARVLEPLVVGKVIGEVIDNFNPTVKMTVTYSSNKQVFNGHEFFPSAVVSKPRIEVQGGDMRSFFTLVMTDPDVPGPSDPYLREHLHWIVNDIPGTTDASFGREVVSYESPKPNIGIHRFTFVLFQQKKRQSMNPPSTRDYFNTRRFADENDLGLPVAAVYFNAQRETAARRR, from the exons ATGGCTAGGGTGCTGGAGCCTCTCGTCGTTGGAAAGGTCATCGGGGAGGTCATCGACAACTTTAACCCCACAGTGAAGATGACGGTGACCTACAGCTCCAACAAGCAGGTGTTCAATGGCCACGAGTTCTTCCCGTCGGCGGTCGTGTCCAAGCCACGCATTGAGGTCCAGGGCGGCGACATGAGATCCTTCTTCACTCTG GTCATGACGGACCCAGATGTGCCAGGGCCTAGTGATCCATACCTGAGGGAGCATCTCCACTG GATCGTCAATGATATTCCTGGCACCACAGATGCTTCTTTTG GAAGGGAGGTGGTGAGCTACGAGAGCCCCAAGCCCAACATTGGCATTCACAGGTTCACCTTCGTGCTGTTCCAACAGAAGAAGCGGCAGTCCATGAACCCTCCCTCCACCAGGGACTACTTCAACACGCGCCGCTTCGCTGACGAGAACGACCTTGGCCTCCCGGTCGCTGCCGTCTACTTCAACGCGCAGCGGGAGACAGCGGCACGCCGCCGCTGA